A genomic stretch from Aedes albopictus strain Foshan chromosome 2, AalbF5, whole genome shotgun sequence includes:
- the LOC115269881 gene encoding uncharacterized protein LOC115269881 isoform X2, whose product MAGVRFWCAVPGCTSKVKKSSKENGTFYRFPDSARYKVVHLQNLAKIRLQKWMQAIPKPRMVTKRVCAKHFVKGFPAALTHTNDVDWTPTLHLQATVENVPSDDPVVLSASSGSVAVQVPAMRTNERRVGDVANYGINRNPFSNRMDRLFHDVQPGKFRASRLKFDSEESQIFLELCYR is encoded by the exons aTGGCGGGCGTACGGTTCTGGTGCGCAGTTCCCGGCTGCACATCAAAAGTAAAGAAAAGCAGCAAAGAAAACGGAACTTTTTACCGTTTTCCAGATTCCGCACGGTACAAAGTGGTCCACCTGCAAAATTTAGCAAAAATTCGCTTACAAAAATGGATGCAAGCGATTCCAAAGCCACGCATGGTTACGAAGCGAGTTTGTGCGAAGCATTTTGTAAAAG GATTCCCCGCTGCGCTTACGCACACGAACGATGTTGACTGGACCCCGACACTTCATCTGCAAGCAACAGTGGAAAACGTTCCCTCGG ATGATCCGGTAGTTCTATCTGCTAGTTCCGGTTCAGTCGCTGTTCAAGTGCCAGCTATGAGAACAAACGAACGTCGTGTTGGTGATGTGGCAAATTATGGGATTAACCGGAACCCGTTTTCGAATCGGATGGACCGTCTTTTCCACGATGTGCAGCCAGGTAAATTCAGGGCATCGCGACTGAAATTCGATTCAGAAGAGTCTCAAATTTTTCTTGAACTATGTTACCGATGA